TACATGCAAAACAGTCCTGAGCAATCCGTTTACGGCTCATGACGCCAAGCCGCGTTATGATCGAAGGCCGGGCTTTAGCCCGACAATCCACCACTGTCCACCGCTGTGTGTCGGACTGAAGTCCGACCTACAGAGGTCATCATATCGAATGGCCCATCAAGATACAGACTATTATGCACTGATAGCCCGGCTTGTTATCGAGGCGGACGGTGGTTCAGGTCAGGGATGTCGGTGGCACGGACGCCACCGTCAAGCCCCCATGGAAGGGTTTACGGCGTTCCCTGACCTGAACCACCGCCAGCCTTTACGCTAATGCCACTGATGATAACCTAATCCGCCTTGCGGCTGGCCTTTTCTTCCAGCCCTGAAAGCCCAAAACGCCGCTGCAGTTCCTGCAGCACGTCATCCGGCCCCAGGCCCTGCTGGGCCAGCAAAACCAGGGTATGAAACCACAAGTCCGCGGTTTCATAAATAATTTTGTCCTTTTCCCCGTCCTTGGCGGCCATGACGGTTTCCGTGGCCTCCTCGCCAATCTTCTTGAGAATGGCATCCAGGCCCTTGTGATACAGGCTGGCCACGTAGGAACTGTCGGGCGAGGCTTGCTTGCGTGCCTCCAGCACCGCCGCCAGCTGTTGCAGGGTGTCGCTCACAGCCGCACCTCCACGCCCTGTGCCGCCATGAAGCGCTTGGCCTCGCCGATGCTGTACTCGGCAAAATGGAAGATGGAGGCCGCCAGCACCGCGTCCGCGCCGCCTTTCTTCACGCCGTCCACCAGGTGCTGGAGATTGCCCACGCCGCCGGAGGCAATGACAGGAATGGTCACGGCCTCGGCCACGGCCCGGGTAAGCTCATT
This genomic window from Gammaproteobacteria bacterium contains:
- a CDS encoding phosphoribosyl-ATP diphosphatase, encoding MSDTLQQLAAVLEARKQASPDSSYVASLYHKGLDAILKKIGEEATETVMAAKDGEKDKIIYETADLWFHTLVLLAQQGLGPDDVLQELQRRFGLSGLEEKASRKAD